AATAAAGGATATATCGCCGATAACTCTGAGAGATCTGCGCTCTGGGTGGTCCCCGCATGAAAGCCGTAAAGCAGATATTCCATCTGTTGTATTTTCTGTGTCATGCGTATTGCTTATCATTGTAACTGCTTATTGGACGCAGGTGTATGATCGTGCAAGTACAGTATATAAGAGCACAATAGAATTGCAGGACGTTAGGGGTTCTGAAAGAGTTATAAAGTTACTTGGTTTTCTAATGAAGAATAAGGACGACGTTCTTGAGTCGATGGGTGGTGGAAATAAAGATGTAATATACGAGTCCTTTAATAAGGAATTGTTTGATCTGGAAAGAATAAATATAAGAGAGCTAAATCATAGAGAAATTCTTGATCAGTCTGTTAGGGAGATTGATATAGCTAGAAATATAACAAGCCATTTTTTTTGGTGGAGAAAATCGGCAGAAGAATTGCAGCAGGAGCAAATTGTAAGTAAATATAGGGAAAACTATAAAAATCAGGTCGCTGGATTTAAAATTCCAAAGGAAGGAATTATTGATGATAACGTAAGACCAGTTAGTGATCAGATAATTAATGCGCCAGATATCGATAAAATTAATTCCATGCTTGGGTCTTTTATAACGCGGGTCAGAGCATTTAATTCAGCTATAAGTGTCAATTTTGATCCGCTAAATTTACAGGATTATACATTTTATATTTATAAATTAAAAGACGGGCTGAATATTCTTGGGTCCTGGATTCTTCCGTGCCTGTACGGTATGCTCGGAGCAGCAGTATTTTACATACGGCGACTACTTGATTCTTCTATTCCACCTGCGCCATGGATGCAAATAACCTATAGAATAGTACTGGGTGGATTTTCTGGTATTATATTGGTTTGGTTCTGGACGCCAGGAAGTGGCAGTAACCAGCCTTCCTTTGCTAATATATCGTCATTTGGTTTGGCATTTATTGTCGGGTTTAGTACAGATGTTCTATTTCAGGCGTTGGATAGATTGGTGAACTATATGGCCATGGCTATCGGAAACGCCTCCCAATAAATGACCGAACCATCACGTCTCTATGGTTTCCCTTAAGGGATAGAGATCATAATTCATTCCCGTAGGGCGTTCTGTAGTTTCGCCATGGGGGCACGCATTGCTGGCCAGTAGCGCTACTCACGCGCAGATCAGGCACTTCTCCGCCTCGTCCTCGATTTCGACCGCCACTGGCGGGGCCGCCGGCTTCTCGGGGCACATCTCGCTGATCTGGCCCTTGAACAGGGGGCAGCCATCGAAGATGTCGGCCACCCAGTCCACGAACACCCGCACCTTGGGCGACAGGTGGCGGTTGTGCGGGTAGACGGCGGAGATGGGCATGGGCTCCGGCTTCCAGCGGGGCAGCACTTCCTTCAGCTGGCCGGAGCGCAGGTAGGGCATGGCCATGAAATAGGCGGGCTGGATCAGGCCCAGGCCTTCCAGGCCGCAGGTGAGATAGGCGTCGGCGTCGTTCACCGACACAGGGCCATCGACCTTGATCTCCTGCACCTCACCCTCGACGATGAAGGACAGATCCACCACCTTGCCGGTGCGGCTGTGGAAGTAGTTCACGGCCACGTGCCGTTCCAGATCCTCCAGCGTTTCCGGCACGCCGTGGGTGGAAAGGTAGGCGGGGCTGGCGCAGGTCATGCCCTGGAAGATGCCGATGCGCCGGGCGATCAGGCTGCTGTCCTGCAAATGGCCGACGCGCAGCACGCAATCCACGCCGTCCTGCACCAGGTCGACCGGCCGGTCGCCCATGCCGATCATCAGGTCGATGTCGGGATACTGGCGATAGAACTCATGGATGCGGGGGATGACCAGCAGCCGGCCGATGGATCCCGGCATGTCCACACGCAGCTTGCCGCGCGGGTTCTTCTTCATGTTGACGAAGGAGGATTCGGCCTCGTCGATGTCGGACAGGATGCGGATGGCGCGCTCATAATAGGCGGCGCCATCGGGCGTCAGGCTCAGGCGCCGGGTCGTGCGCTGCAACAGGCGCACGCCCAGGAACCCTTCCAGGTTCTGGATGATGGTGGTGACGGAGGCCCGCGGCAGGCCCAGCGTGTCCGCCGCCTTGGAAAAGCTGTTCACTTCCACGATGCGGGTGAAAACCTGCATCGCCTGCAATTTATCCATGACCACCACCGGACGTCGCGCGCTGTGGACCAATGTAGGTCGTCGGGGGCCGCTGTTCCAGGGCCCAGCGTGATGACGTCAGCGGAAGCGGTCCACTGCCCGGGCGATGGCGGCCAGTTTGTCCTGGGCCGATCCGCCGGCGCAGATGGGGTTGTCGGCGAAGGTGGCGAAGCCGCAATCGGGGTGCAGCAGCACGCGCTCCCGGCCGAACAGGTCGATGGCGTGGCCGATGCGCGCCGCCACCTCGTCCACCGCTTCCACCGCCGCATGCTTCTGGTTGACCACGCCCACGCCCACCCGGGCATCCACCGGCAGGGCCTTCAGGATGTCCATCTCGCCCGCGCGCGGCGTGCACATCTCCAGCAGATAGGCGCCCACCTTCACCTGGGCCAGCGTGCCCACCAGGGGGGCGTAACTGCCGGACAGGGCGACACTTTCGTCCGGCGTCCAGTTGCCGCGGCAGACGTGCAGGGCGGTGCGTTCATGCGGGAAACCGGCCAGCACGGCGTTCAGCAGGTCGCGGGCGAAACCCAGTTCATGGTCGGGCCCCAGCGATTCCGACAGGGCGCCGCACATGAAGCTGCGTTTGTTCTTGGCGCCGGCGAACACCACCTCCGACAGCACGGGTTCGTCGAACTGGATCAGGGATGCCCCGGCATCCAGCAGTTCCGCCACTTCCTCCCGCAGCACCCGTACGATGTCCTGTGCCAGGGCCTCGCGGCTGGCGTAGGCCTGGTCGGAAATGCATTCCATCCACATGGTGCGGGTCAGCAGATAGGGGCCGGGCAGGGCCACCTTCACCGGCCGGGCCGTCACCGTGCGGGCGAAATCCACCTCATGCGCCACCAGCGGGCGTGAGCGTGTCAGGGGCCCGAATACCGCCGGGTGGCGTACGTCGCCCGCCGGAATGTCCAGGGCGCGCAGCTCCGCCTCGAACTCTTCCGGATCGTCCACCAGGGGCAACAGGTCGGTGAGCGGAATCAGCTGGCAATTGTCCAGCCGGCTGGCGACGAAGCTGGCGTAGCTGTCGCGCCGCTGCTCCCCGTCCGTCACCAAATCCACACCGGCCTTTTCTTGCGCTGCGATGGCCAGGCGCACGGCGTCGTCGGCCGTCTCATGGAAGGCCGCTTCCGCCAGGCGGCCCTCGACATGGGCGTGCATGGCCTCGATCATCCAGCGTGGGCGGGGCCAGGACCCGATGCCCATCACCGCCAGTTCGGGCACCGGCGGGGCCGCCACCGGTTCGCGCTTCCGGGCGGGTGCCGCAGGTGCCAGGGCCATGGGCGCCGCCGACACGGGCACCGCTGGGGCGCGTTCCGACAGCAGGCCCTTGCACACCAGGAAACTGCGCTGCCGGCCCACCTTGGTCCACGACACCAGCTCATTCCGGGTCATGCGGCACCAGGCCGGCAGGTCCTCATCCACCGAGATTTCCGACGACCGGATCTCCAGCAACCCCCCACGGGGCAGCGGGTCGATGTGGCGGCGGATCAGCAGCAGCAGGCCGTTGCCGCAATCAAGGTCGCCACCGTCGAAGGAGACGTCGGGGGCGTGGGCGTGGCTGGCGATGGGGTCCATGGGATGCTGTCCGCTCAAGAGGTGCCGTAAAGCCGGGTGAAGGCCGCCGCGTCGAAGCGGTCGGTGGGCAGGTCGGCCTGCACCCGCCCGCCGGCCAGGCCGACGATACGGTCGGCGACGGCGCGGGCCAGATCCCACCTGGTGCAGGCTGCACACCACGCCCACGCCGTCGGTGCGCGCGATGCCGCGCAGCAGGTCCAGCACGCCAGCGGCCGTGGCCGGATCCAGGCTGGCCACCGGTTCGTCCGCCACGATCAAGCGGGGGCGTTGCGCCAGGGCGCGGGCGATGGCCACGCGCTGCTGCTGCCCGCCGGACAGGCTGTCCGCCCGCTGTCCGGCCTTGGCCAGCAGGCCCACCCGGTCCAGGCATTCCAGCGCCAGCAGGCGGTCGGCGCGGTCGAAGCGGCGCAGCCAGCCGCGCCAGGCCGGCACATGGCCCAGGCGCCCGGCCAGTACGTTGTCCAAGGCGGTCAGCCGGCCCACCAGGTTGAATTGCTGGAACACCACGGCCACATCGCGCGCCACCCGTCGCCGGTCGCGGCCGCGCACCCGGGCGATGTCATGGCCCCCCACCCGCACCGTGCCGGCGTCGGGCGTGGCCAGGCCGGTCAGGCAACGGAACAGGGTGGTCTTGCCGGCTCCACTGGGCCCCAGCACGGCCACCACCTCACCCGCCGCCACGCTGAAGCCGACATCGCTCAGTGCCGCGTGGCCGTGGAAGGATTTGGCCAGGCCCTCCGCCCGCATCAGATCCATCACACCAGCTTCCTGCGCAGCCAGCCGGACAGCTGGTCCAGCGCCGTCACCACCACCAGGATCAGGGCGATGATGGTGACCAGGCGGGGGAAATCCAGCAAATCCATGCTGTTCTTCAGTTCCTGGCCGATGCCGCCGGCCCCCACCACGCCCAGCACGGTGGAGGCGCGGACGTTGAATTCCCACCAGAACAGGGTGGTGGACAGCAGCACGGGCAGCACGTCCGGCATCAGGGCATACAGGATGGCGGTCAGCCGCCCGGCGCCGGTGGTGCGCACGGCGTCATAGGGCCCCAGGTTGGCATTCTCCAGATGGTCGGCGAACTGCTTGGCGGCACTGCCCCAGGTATGCAGGGCGATGCCCAGCACGCCGGCGAACGGTCCCAACCCGACGGCGGCCACGAACAGCAGGGCGAAGACGAAACTGTCGATGCCGCGCAGCGCGTTCAGGAACCAGCGCGCCGGGTAGTACAGGCGCGGCCAGGGTGTCAGCGGCCGGCTGGCCAGGATGGCCATGGGCAGGGCCAGCACGGTCGCCAGCGTGGTGCCGATGGCGGCCATGGCCACCGTTTCCGCCGTGCGCCGCAGGAACAGGGGCAGTTCATGCAGGTCGGGCGGCCAGGCGGTGGCCAGCCAGCGGCCCAGCTTGGGCAGGCCGGTTGCCAGCTTGTGCAAATCGATGCCCGCCATCTGCCATGAGGCGACATAGAAGGCCAGCAGGGCGGCGCAGGTCAGCCACAGGTGCCAGCGGCGGGCGGAGAAACCCCGGCCCGCCGCCTCCATATCCTGTAGCGCCCGCTCCGCCGCGCTGGTCATGCTCAGGCCTTCGCCTTGATCTTGCCCAGGGCGATACCCGCCTTCTCGATCATGTCGTAGGAGGCGTGGTTGGCGGCGACGAAGCCGGTGTAGCGGTTGGGCAGCAGGGTCTTGGCCTGTTCCACCGTGATGGCGGTCAGGATCTTCTGCACCTTCTCCCCCATGCCGGCCGGGGCGTTGGCCGGCAGGACGATGGCGTCGTTGGGCAGCGGGTCGGACGTCCACACGATCTTGTTGGCATCCTCCTTCACCTTGCCGCCGGCGATCATGGCATTGCGGTTGCGGTCGAAGTCGGTCGCCAGATCCACCTGGCCCGAACTGACGGAGATCTCATTGGCGGCGTGGGTGGCGCCCTCCGTGTACGTCCAGAAGGTCTTGGGATCGATCTTCCAGACCTCCTTGGCGTAATAGCTGGGGATCAGCCAGCCGGAGGTGGAGCCGACATCGGCGAATGAGATGGCCATGCCCTTGGTGTCGTCCGGGAACTTGGCCACCTTGACGTCCGGCCGGGCGATGATGATGCCCAGGTAGGTGGGCTTCTCGTCATACTTCACCGTCGCCACCGCCTGGCAGCCGGTGGCGTTGTTGGCGATGATGTAGCCCCAGGGGCCCATCCACGCCAAATCCAGCTGGCCCGAGCCCATGGCGACGGCCATGCCGGCCCAGTCGGTGGTGGCCACCAGGTCGAAATCCACGTCCAACTCCTTCGCCAGGTGGGCGAACAGCGGCATGTAGGCTTTCTTGGTGTCCTCCGGCGAGGGCAGCAGCGGCCCGACGCCGAAGCGCAGGGTCCGGCGGCCTTGCGCCCGGCCGGGCGTGGCCAGCGTGGTGCTGAGCGCGATGCCGGCGCCGGCGGCGATGAAGCTTCTGCGGTCCATATCCCCAACCTCTTCCGTTCAGTAGCTGACGCTGGGGGCGCCATCGCCCATGAATTCCACCAGCTTGGCGCCGCCCACGATCTTGGCGCCGGGCACCAGATTGTCCTCATCCAGCCCGCGCTTCTTGAAGCAGGGGGAACAGACATAGATGGTGCCGCCGGCGGCGGCGAAATTGGCGATCAGGTCCTTCAG
The sequence above is drawn from the Azospirillaceae bacterium genome and encodes:
- a CDS encoding LysR family transcriptional regulator, with the protein product MQVFTRIVEVNSFSKAADTLGLPRASVTTIIQNLEGFLGVRLLQRTTRRLSLTPDGAAYYERAIRILSDIDEAESSFVNMKKNPRGKLRVDMPGSIGRLLVIPRIHEFYRQYPDIDLMIGMGDRPVDLVQDGVDCVLRVGHLQDSSLIARRIGIFQGMTCASPAYLSTHGVPETLEDLERHVAVNYFHSRTGKVVDLSFIVEGEVQEIKVDGPVSVNDADAYLTCGLEGLGLIQPAYFMAMPYLRSGQLKEVLPRWKPEPMPISAVYPHNRHLSPKVRVFVDWVADIFDGCPLFKGQISEMCPEKPAAPPVAVEIEDEAEKCLICA
- a CDS encoding ATP-binding cassette domain-containing protein; the protein is MDLMRAEGLAKSFHGHAALSDVGFSVAAGEVVAVLGPSGAGKTTLFRCLTGLATPDAGTVRVGGHDIARVRGRDRRRVARDVAVVFQQFNLVGRLTALDNVLAGRLGHVPAWRGWLRRFDRADRLLALECLDRVGLLAKAGQRADSLSGGQQQRVAIARALAQRPRLIVADEPVASLDPATAAGVLDLLRGIARTDGVGVVCSLHQVGSGPRRRRPYRRPGRRAGAGRPAHRPLRRGGLHPALRHLLSGQHPMDPIASHAHAPDVSFDGGDLDCGNGLLLLIRRHIDPLPRGGLLEIRSSEISVDEDLPAWCRMTRNELVSWTKVGRQRSFLVCKGLLSERAPAVPVSAAPMALAPAAPARKREPVAAPPVPELAVMGIGSWPRPRWMIEAMHAHVEGRLAEAAFHETADDAVRLAIAAQEKAGVDLVTDGEQRRDSYASFVASRLDNCQLIPLTDLLPLVDDPEEFEAELRALDIPAGDVRHPAVFGPLTRSRPLVAHEVDFARTVTARPVKVALPGPYLLTRTMWMECISDQAYASREALAQDIVRVLREEVAELLDAGASLIQFDEPVLSEVVFAGAKNKRSFMCGALSESLGPDHELGFARDLLNAVLAGFPHERTALHVCRGNWTPDESVALSGSYAPLVGTLAQVKVGAYLLEMCTPRAGEMDILKALPVDARVGVGVVNQKHAAVEAVDEVAARIGHAIDLFGRERVLLHPDCGFATFADNPICAGGSAQDKLAAIARAVDRFR
- the phnE gene encoding phosphonate ABC transporter, permease protein PhnE, giving the protein MTSAAERALQDMEAAGRGFSARRWHLWLTCAALLAFYVASWQMAGIDLHKLATGLPKLGRWLATAWPPDLHELPLFLRRTAETVAMAAIGTTLATVLALPMAILASRPLTPWPRLYYPARWFLNALRGIDSFVFALLFVAAVGLGPFAGVLGIALHTWGSAAKQFADHLENANLGPYDAVRTTGAGRLTAILYALMPDVLPVLLSTTLFWWEFNVRASTVLGVVGAGGIGQELKNSMDLLDFPRLVTIIALILVVVTALDQLSGWLRRKLV
- a CDS encoding phosphate/phosphite/phosphonate ABC transporter substrate-binding protein, translated to MDRRSFIAAGAGIALSTTLATPGRAQGRRTLRFGVGPLLPSPEDTKKAYMPLFAHLAKELDVDFDLVATTDWAGMAVAMGSGQLDLAWMGPWGYIIANNATGCQAVATVKYDEKPTYLGIIIARPDVKVAKFPDDTKGMAISFADVGSTSGWLIPSYYAKEVWKIDPKTFWTYTEGATHAANEISVSSGQVDLATDFDRNRNAMIAGGKVKEDANKIVWTSDPLPNDAIVLPANAPAGMGEKVQKILTAITVEQAKTLLPNRYTGFVAANHASYDMIEKAGIALGKIKAKA